The genomic window aaactcttgaaaatgatgacaattaaCGATAGTTGAATTCCTAACGATATTGCCTttctagaaaaaaaagttgttttctTCCCTCAGGGTTCCACTGGAGACAAGCATAATAATCGAATAATACCCGAATAATCGGGTATTTTACTTTGTATTGGCAGAAACAAGTAAGGGAAGTAACTACTTGTACAAAGGAGCATAACAAACAAGGGAATTAAGTCGAATTCAATAGTTACCCCTTAACGCACGCCTACCTGTTTGTTTAAACATATATAATGCTATGTTGCTGTAGTGTTTCGTTCGTCTTTATGTTACATGCATCACCACTGCAATTTATCCATGCGAGATATTAAAGTTAATTTgacttgatttgatttgatttgattgggTTGCAGGATTGCATGATGAAGCCACTGTTAAAGATCGTGAGATGGTTCCGCTGCCTGCACCGTGTTAGTCACATCttgctgtttgtctgtctcttcaGCGCGCTGAACGTGCTGAGTTATCACTACCTGTACAAGCCTCTCTCTGCACCCAGGATCGTCCGCCAGAAGGGCAGTTTGACGTCACAAAGGGGTAGTTTGACGTCACAGAAGGGTAGTTTGACGTCACAGAAGGGTAGTTTGACGTCACAGAAGGGTAGTTTGACGTCACAACAGGGTAGTTTGACGTCAGCACCTACCAGCCCAGAGCCTGACTGTGGACACATTCCCTTTAACGCAACAGACAAGAAGCTGGAGCCTTTCAAACCGGTTCTGACTGGAGAGTTCTTGTGCGGCCTGCTGGAAACTACAGATGCTTTCCTCCACGAGATGACGAAGGCTAATATATCTGTCTTCATGTATGGTGGCACTCTGATTGGCTCGTGGCGTCACCATGGTTTCGTGCCTTGGGATGATGACATCGACTTTGCCGTTCCCATCGACAAGCAGAAGATAATCTTACCACTACTGAAGGGTCTACACCCCCCGTTAGTTTGATTTCCCCTTTgtattacagagagagagagagagagagagagagagagagagagagagagagagagagagagagagagagagagagagagagagagagagagagagagagaaggcgaaggcgaaggcgaaggcgaatttttattgcatcaaacacaatgtgtatgtacaagggggagaaatagttagcatgtgaacaaagtggacttgaccgtccggaagcaaggcaacttaaaatcaacacctagcacaagaagtaaaaacagagaagaaaaaaaaatacagtaagatgaagacaaggattttgggttgtacgatcataccggtctatttcacaattgattttctctttgtctaaacgcgtagaacacataatttgacaatgcaatcagtcgtaatttgttgtcagtctgtaaaatacacaacgatgagttggagaactggtcaaggtcaaaacaagcaccAATGTACTTTTGACGGATTGCATTGTAAACTGGGCATTTAAACAGGaagtggttttcattttcttcagttgatttacaaaatgtacaatttctggattcagcgcactcgggattatagcgcagtttatttaccttcaatggtgtaatgcccagtctgaactttgtgtacattttgcgtatgtactggttttcaatgacacccagatacttttctttttcaagttctcctttaaacatcctgtatacatcaaatctcacacttgtatcaagtttacagtgccagttttgctcaaagcagtcttgcagacgttgctgaaatgttctaataaacgcacattccctacctacagacccgttcaaccacacatctccaaatccattcatgcaaaggaggcatttaacttgtgagacccaattctgttttcccctttcaactgcgttttttaacatGATGTATGACATCTTTGCATATCTCGAATCCGGCATACAGTTAAGTCTCAACCAGTACTTTACGCTTCGGATATTTGCTAGGATTGACAAAGTGCATCTTCCAAGTTCCCCATACACCATCTGGTTTGGACTGTTTGACGAGATCCCGAGTAAtcttttacaggcatacatgtgaaccttttcaatctgtgaacagtcaaaacatccccATAGTTCTGAGCCATAGAGCAAGATGGGAGCAATTTGCGCATCAAATAATTTGAAAAATATGTCCATGTCGTGGCATCCTATAttccataagactttaaaaatttCAATGACACCTTGTTTGGCTCTGGTGATTGCGTCATTGAAAGAGAGATTCAAACGGGCTTGGGTTGTGAATGTCAGACCGAGATACTTGTAAGAGCTAGCACTTGATACTTGCGCGTTTCCGTAGAACCATTTCTCACTTTTGGCTAAATGACCACCGTTTCGAAAAACAACGACAttggttttattcatgtttagccTTAACCCAAGACGCTTTGAAACGTTATGTAAGATGTTCAGTTGGTTTTGCAAACCCACTATGGACGATGATAGCAGTGCAATGTCGTCAGCGAACATCAAAAGAAACAGTTCGATCTCGCCGGGAAGCATTTGAATTCCGTGTCTGCCCTTACATATTATTTCCGAGGCAAGTTCGTTTATAAGAAACGAAAAAAGCGTTGGGCTCGCTAGACAGCCCTGCTTCAGGCCTTGTaggcattcaaaataatcagtaTTGCCAGAGTTACATCGGACGCAAGAGAGAACAGATGAGTACATTGACCTAAGCATGTTAAACATTCTTCCTTTTACACCAATCTTTAATAAAACATTCCACAAAACATCCCTTTTAACGGTGTCAAACGCCttttgaaagtccacaaaagcaACATATAACTTCTTTTTTAGTTGAAGCTGCTTGGTAACTGCTGCATAAAGAGTGAACATGTGGTCAATTGTGGAGTAATTTTTTCTAAAACCCGCCTGTGACTCAGAGAGAATGTTGTTTTCCTCAGCCCACGCTGTCAAACGGGCATTCATAATACTGGTATACAACTTGCTCACACAACTTAACAAAGAGACGCCTCTATAATTGTCAGGGTTCTCATCATCACCTTTCTTAAATATTGGTTGAATGATAGCCTTTGCCCAATCTGAAGGGTAGTCACCAGTCCTAAAAAGGTCGTTAAACAACGTCAAAAGATAGGGGACGATTGTGTCACCTGTGGTTTTTAAGAGGTCATTTAAAACGCCATCTGGTCCCGCTgctttccctttttttaagccaCTTAAAGCAGTCCTCACTTCTTCTTCGGTAATATCACTGTTGAGAATGTCGCAGTCAAgttcgttttcttcttcagtgtCAGTATGGTCATGTTCTTGAACATGCCTTCTATCATCATCCTCGTTAAGTACTTTCTTAAAATGATCATACCATGCCTGATTGTCAATAGTTCCTGCGGGTTTACGTTTCCTCCTGAATTTCTTTATCTCCTTCCAAAATGCATGAGAGTCAGAAATATTCAACAGCAGGCTATTCACTCTATTTTGTTTATGactgtcttttttctgtttgaGCACTTTGGAGTATGACTTTCTCTCCGTTAGGTATAACATCTTTAACCTGTCTTTCTCTTGTCCTGTCTTTTCCTTTTTGTACATCCGAAATGCCTTGCGTgtttgtctttttaattttcggCATTCAGAATCGAACCACTTGTTGTTTTCGGAGATTAAAGGTGAGTCATTTTTAAACACCCTTTCCATTGGTTTAGCAGCGTCTTTCAAAGCACACGTAAACAACTCCACTGACCCCTCTGCGTCCTCTTTGATCATAGCTGTAGCAGCGGCCagtttgtttacaaagctttCAGACTGGATCAAAGTTTTGACCTCttgctctttttctctgtcccaTATGAGTCTTTTTGTAGGTGGCTGTGTTGCTTCACTGATGGGAGGACGGACATGGGCACAATCGACGCTAAACGTAAACCAGAGGGGCATATGCGATGACTCAACTCTCTCATCTACGGCTAGACGTTTAGAACGTGACGATAATTCATCAGAGACAACAAAGTAATCAATGACGCTATTTCCATGTACAGAAACATATGTAAAGTGTTCTGATAAATCAGGAGTGCAGTTACCGTTTAAAATATGCATACTAAAAGATGTACAAAGGGAAAGTAGCTCCCAACCAAATTGGTTAGCCACCTTGTCCTCTGATGACCTGGTGCAAACGTAGGGATCACATCGCTTATCGGCGCTATCCATTTCATCGACAGGGCACACGTTAGATTGATACTGGCCTGTTCTTGCGTTTAAGTCTCCACAAAGAATGACCTGCAAATCTCCATGTTTTCCAAACATGTCAAGGAGACAACACTCTAACTCATCGATATGGCATTTAGTCTGTTTCGTGTTATAATATGGCGACGTGGTTGGAGGGACATAGGCTGCCATGAAAATAATGTCTCCCTCTGTATTAAGCAATGTTTTGGAAAGTTTTAAGCATAAGATATGATCATATTCAGTCTCAACATGATAGACTAACTTACTTATATCTTTCTTTACGAGAACAACGACGCCCCCTGACCTCCTACCATGACTCGTTAGCTTCCTAGCCGATTTCTGGAAGATTTGAAAATCACTAAAGTGCCGTGATAGGTCGAATGCTTTATCCAAAAATGTCTCTACAAGACAGACAATATCGAACTTCAGGATATAGCCCAGAAAATCAGGATCAGGTAGCTTAGAAGCCAAGCCATCGACGTTCCAAGTGAGAAATTCTAACGTGCCCTTACCACCTTCTACTGCCGATGTGACGTGCCCGTGCCGTCAGTCACTGATTTTACTGCCACCAAGCATCGTGTCGATACGTCCTTGGCGTTGGCCTGTGGCGCCATGGCCTGCCCCCCGGGCAGTGCCAGCGGTGGAACCCGTCTGGAGCCTGCTGCGTGTCTTCACTCCCGGGTGATCGGCTGTGGCCGTGTACCCGGCACCGCCGGGTTGACTGCTTGCTCCGCCGTCCAGCTGAGCCCTCCGACCCCCACTGCACCCGCCACTGTCGTCACTGGAGATGACGGTGGTCGGTGAGCCTCTACCCCGCCCCCTGCCCGCGTATATTGGGGTCTGTCGGTTGACCCTGTTGTCTACGCCTCGCTGGGGGGAGGTAAGGGCGTCTACGCTGGATGTGGTGATGGGAGCAGCAGGGGACTGGGGCGGCCGACAGGGCAGCGATGGGAAGTCATGGGACGAGGTGGTAGCCTCCGTGTTGGGACTGCTGTCTCTGGCTTGTCGTTCCTGCTGCTCACCTCGGTGCTCCCTGGGTCTCTTGTGCAGCCTCGTTCCTCGGTAGTAGGCCGTGAAGCCCTGGTCTCGGAGCTCCTTGAGCGTGGTTCGCTGTCTCGGTGTCAGATCGTCGTTCATGGAGACGTCAGCTGACCTCAGGCTCTGTCTAGTGCTGCGGTTGGCGATCAGTGCACGCTTGTCGTTAGCGTTGTGCAGCTTCACCAGGATAGGGCGAGAGCGCTG from Littorina saxatilis isolate snail1 unplaced genomic scaffold, US_GU_Lsax_2.0 scaffold_2541, whole genome shotgun sequence includes these protein-coding regions:
- the LOC138955700 gene encoding uncharacterized protein; translation: MMKPLLKIVRWFRCLHRVSHILLFVCLFSALNVLSYHYLYKPLSAPRIVRQKGSLTSQRGSLTSQKGSLTSQKGSLTSQKGSLTSQQGSLTSAPTSPEPDCGHIPFNATDKKLEPFKPVLTGEFLCGLLETTDAFLHEMTKANISVFMYGGTLIGSWRHHGFVPWDDDIDFAVPIDKQKIILPLLKGLHPPFVLDMSSSMRWKMFKSTGSASIPPYSWRFPFLDINFYHRNATHVWDNDQRIFSSYIYPRDWILPLTTRPFHGRWWPAPRDVEKALTLNYQIDTCYTGYYSHRLEKVKARTAVRTVPCSGLQGALPLVKRVVTASGCNETLYLGDRVLEHHWFDNSKCARGYW